A single window of Halobacillus naozhouensis DNA harbors:
- a CDS encoding selenium metabolism-associated LysR family transcriptional regulator, whose translation MNLKKIQAFVLILEKRSFSEAAEYLGLTQPAVSNQIKSLEKDLGVRLLERVSSSIKPTPAGNYVYSMGRQLLDKYREVEEGVQNFHGILTGNLKIGASTIPGTYLLPKYIGKFYELFPKVDTTIEIADSEQILARIINKQIDIGVTGAKSNSPDIISELVAFDSLVLISPNVHPLVSSTFERNPCDLLKYNFVLREAGSGTRKSMEEGLKGCGIRVDELRIVAQFGSTEAIIAAVEEGLGVSFVSNLAATPAVNAGRVQLVSIMESFSQRYYLSYLKGRYDNPITKHFVNLVLSRDI comes from the coding sequence ATGAATCTAAAAAAAATCCAAGCATTTGTTTTGATATTAGAAAAACGAAGCTTTTCTGAGGCAGCTGAGTACCTTGGGCTGACACAACCTGCTGTTAGCAATCAAATAAAAAGCTTAGAAAAAGATCTAGGAGTAAGGCTTTTAGAGCGAGTTTCATCTTCGATTAAACCTACACCGGCTGGAAATTATGTATACAGTATGGGTCGTCAGCTCCTCGATAAATATAGGGAAGTGGAAGAAGGAGTTCAAAACTTTCACGGCATTTTGACAGGGAATCTCAAGATTGGGGCAAGTACTATTCCGGGCACATATCTATTACCGAAATATATAGGAAAGTTTTATGAGCTCTTTCCAAAAGTAGATACAACTATTGAGATTGCAGATTCTGAACAAATTCTTGCTCGGATTATAAACAAACAGATAGATATTGGGGTTACAGGAGCTAAGTCAAATTCACCAGATATTATATCTGAGTTAGTAGCTTTCGACTCCCTTGTGCTTATTTCTCCCAACGTACATCCTTTAGTATCTTCAACATTCGAAAGAAATCCATGTGATCTTCTTAAGTACAATTTTGTTCTTCGAGAGGCCGGATCTGGGACACGCAAATCTATGGAGGAAGGCTTGAAGGGTTGTGGAATCCGGGTGGACGAATTGCGTATTGTTGCACAATTCGGTAGCACCGAGGCTATAATCGCAGCCGTGGAAGAAGGTCTAGGGGTTAGCTTTGTTTCAAATTTAGCAGCTACACCAGCTGTAAACGCAGGACGAGTTCAACTAGTTTCTATTATGGAATCATTTAGTCAAAGGTATTATCTTTCTTATTTAAAAGGCAGGTATGATAATCCTATTACTAAGCATTTCGTTAACTTGGTGCTAAGTAGAGACATTTAG
- a CDS encoding molybdopterin-containing oxidoreductase family protein: MAVKHIPTMCLNCSTVCGMIAKVEDGEIRKLEGNSLDPNSGGKLCAKGQAAINMVEDPDRILYPMRRSGPRGSGKWERISWDEAIKAITQQFRTLRKQKRPEEMVLLYGRDRTNGFLERFTHAFGTPNKLGHRGLCSLNKRMAIRTVIGDTDWDTPDFSNSHYILNFGSNFYEAHQGHVGMLARVSEAKRNGARLVTFDVRLSNTAAQSDEWLPIFPGTDGLVALAIGHVILRDRLQNDHFIQYWTNASLNEWKAYYQLYTPEWAEQESGIPAIKIEEIAHAFASAAPRATTITNRGTHAHKNGFYNEWAVLCLNALVGSIGEKGGWCYIPGDVNLSVPQPGPLPPKPRVQTELSHPTELPFVNQVYPRAASSTIFPYIAQKKASVDTLLSYYVNAPMSWPEGPTFVRDVLLDEDLIPFHVVIDAFHSEMVEVADYVLPDATFLEKWDLDARNSYELRPYVGLRQPVIPPPGECKDIRDILIALAKETDEEMAKYFSYDNAEHFIRVWAEAIPGGLEQLEENGIWEDKSQPKAYMPYLQKTTYSTSDSDVKTDDKGIARLIENDQVIGRQWNGEIVKGFSTPDRRFQFKLPQIGQLLKSDAPITPVYRPIKEHKHLGKNEYILTTFKWNVHTQSRTANQLWLTEIVGENPCWIHPRTAELYGIEEAQDFKILARGREGESPYMIVKPVITEAIHPRVLAISASFGHWQYGRTAKNKGYNPNPMIPNWTDDVGGGQSWNDTVVLIEQVT; the protein is encoded by the coding sequence ATGGCCGTTAAGCACATTCCAACAATGTGTTTAAATTGCAGCACGGTATGTGGAATGATTGCCAAGGTAGAAGATGGCGAAATTCGCAAATTGGAAGGGAACTCCCTTGATCCCAATTCCGGTGGGAAATTATGTGCAAAGGGTCAAGCAGCCATAAATATGGTGGAGGACCCTGATCGCATTTTATATCCCATGCGGAGAAGCGGTCCTCGAGGAAGTGGAAAATGGGAACGAATTTCTTGGGATGAGGCCATTAAAGCTATTACTCAGCAGTTTCGTACCTTGCGCAAGCAAAAGCGACCAGAGGAAATGGTTCTATTATATGGTCGAGACCGAACAAATGGATTTCTCGAACGCTTTACCCATGCGTTTGGTACTCCAAACAAATTAGGACACCGTGGTTTGTGTTCGCTAAATAAGCGTATGGCTATCCGGACGGTAATTGGGGATACGGACTGGGATACTCCTGATTTTTCAAATTCACACTATATCCTGAATTTTGGCAGTAATTTCTATGAAGCTCACCAAGGACATGTTGGCATGTTGGCACGTGTGTCCGAGGCAAAGCGTAATGGAGCAAGGTTGGTAACCTTTGATGTCCGTCTTTCTAATACAGCAGCACAATCTGACGAATGGCTTCCGATATTTCCTGGGACCGATGGACTGGTGGCCCTGGCCATTGGCCATGTCATTCTAAGGGATCGTTTACAGAATGATCATTTCATTCAATATTGGACCAACGCTTCATTGAATGAATGGAAGGCTTATTATCAATTATATACGCCGGAATGGGCTGAGCAGGAGAGTGGTATACCAGCCATAAAGATTGAAGAAATAGCCCATGCTTTTGCAAGTGCTGCCCCCAGAGCGACGACGATTACTAATCGTGGAACACATGCTCACAAAAATGGTTTTTATAATGAATGGGCCGTTTTATGTCTTAATGCACTGGTAGGAAGTATTGGAGAAAAAGGTGGCTGGTGTTATATCCCCGGGGATGTCAATCTTTCGGTGCCTCAACCGGGGCCGCTTCCTCCAAAGCCTAGGGTACAAACGGAGCTTTCCCATCCAACTGAATTACCGTTTGTGAATCAAGTTTATCCAAGAGCAGCATCAAGTACAATATTTCCTTATATTGCCCAAAAAAAAGCAAGTGTAGATACGCTGTTGTCATACTATGTAAACGCACCGATGAGTTGGCCTGAAGGCCCGACCTTTGTCCGAGATGTGTTATTGGATGAAGATTTAATTCCTTTCCATGTTGTCATTGATGCTTTCCACAGTGAAATGGTGGAAGTAGCTGATTATGTATTACCAGATGCGACATTCTTGGAAAAGTGGGACTTGGATGCAAGGAATTCCTATGAACTTCGGCCCTATGTAGGTTTGCGCCAGCCGGTGATACCACCGCCTGGTGAATGTAAAGACATTCGAGATATTTTGATTGCCTTGGCAAAAGAGACAGATGAAGAGATGGCAAAATATTTTTCCTATGATAATGCCGAACATTTTATCCGAGTATGGGCGGAAGCTATCCCTGGTGGGCTGGAACAATTGGAAGAAAACGGAATATGGGAAGATAAAAGCCAACCTAAAGCCTATATGCCGTATCTTCAAAAAACAACTTATTCGACTTCAGATTCTGATGTGAAAACTGATGATAAAGGAATAGCTCGTTTAATAGAAAACGATCAGGTGATCGGTAGACAATGGAATGGTGAGATTGTAAAAGGATTTTCCACACCTGATCGGAGATTTCAGTTTAAATTACCCCAAATTGGTCAGTTGTTAAAGTCTGATGCTCCAATTACTCCCGTCTATCGCCCAATCAAAGAGCATAAACATTTAGGTAAGAACGAATATATATTAACTACGTTTAAATGGAATGTTCATACCCAATCGCGGACAGCAAACCAGTTGTGGTTAACGGAAATAGTGGGAGAAAATCCATGTTGGATTCATCCAAGAACAGCGGAACTTTATGGCATTGAGGAGGCACAGGATTTTAAAATATTGGCACGGGGACGAGAAGGTGAAAGTCCTTATATGATTGTAAAACCAGTTATAACAGAAGCCATTCACCCACGAGTATTAGCTATCTCGGCGAGCTTTGGTCATTGGCAGTACGGGCGAACTGCTAAAAATAAGGGTTATAATCCTAATCCGATGATTCCAAACTGGACGGACGACGTAGGAGGTGGGCAATCTTGGAATGATACAGTGGTTCTAATTGAGCAAGTGACATAG
- a CDS encoding 4Fe-4S dicluster domain-containing protein produces MNSKYTMLIDLDSCSGCHACSVACKAEHQVPIGKNRHTVQYVENGEFPHVTRNFIPTLCQHCTDAPCMEVCAVSAITIKESGAIVIDQEQCIGTSACVDACPYGAIYMDPTSFKAMKCDFCESRVEGGELPACAATCPTDAIQFAFEDDPKIQQALEKGKYTRWEPESTQPRVWYKGLDHQTESKLKRINHLREEK; encoded by the coding sequence ATGAATAGTAAATATACGATGCTCATCGACCTTGACAGTTGTAGTGGATGCCATGCTTGTTCAGTGGCATGTAAGGCAGAACATCAGGTTCCGATAGGTAAAAACCGTCACACTGTTCAATATGTTGAAAATGGGGAATTTCCTCATGTGACTAGGAATTTTATACCTACCCTATGTCAGCATTGCACAGACGCACCTTGTATGGAGGTTTGTGCAGTCAGTGCCATTACCATCAAGGAGTCAGGTGCGATCGTTATTGACCAAGAACAATGCATAGGTACAAGTGCTTGTGTTGATGCATGTCCATATGGTGCTATATATATGGATCCAACAAGTTTTAAGGCGATGAAATGTGATTTTTGTGAGAGCAGGGTGGAAGGGGGCGAGTTACCAGCCTGTGCTGCTACTTGTCCAACAGATGCCATCCAATTTGCTTTTGAAGATGATCCTAAAATACAGCAAGCATTGGAGAAAGGTAAATATACACGTTGGGAGCCCGAATCTACACAACCACGTGTATGGTATAAGGGATTAGATCATCAAACGGAAAGCAAACTAAAACGAATTAATCATTTAAGAGAGGAGAAATAA
- the modA gene encoding molybdate ABC transporter substrate-binding protein: MLEFKLKKQLRDFTVDISEQIGDETLVLIGHSGCGKSTTLKMLAGLLRPDEGKIEVINNVLFSSQQKVDLPPEERNIGYVFQNYALFPHLTVTENVVYGISKLPVEEREKRVQDTLAFLGIESLAHSKPAMLSGGEQQRVALARALVTEPELLLLDEPLSALDVSTRSHVRTELKQLLKKLSIPTILVTHDYEDARVLADRVAVMDKGKVIQSGIPREVTQFPADHFVAEFTGTNLVAVENPKTELPSYVSFDPWKGEVSRKTRASTYEWNGKVGDIVVLGGFVRLHIQGKSSFYADIPIEKYETEVFQVGEIVYVSVDAKEIRSIPISSKLLRTHQTEPEETQPKREKKKKRRRWKWAYSLAALLLMTFVATAFGFDSKSASTTHQIEVFALVAANATDPFSDLIEEFEKKHPEVNVMATFAGTQIVRTQLEQGANADLFLSADLGHIEAVKKQDLIDEFFPVSNNHVVIVVPKDNRAGIQSLKDLADQNIKLVIGTDTVPIGKYTRQVLENAKVTYGKDFSEKVMSNVVSLETNVKQVLQKVSMGEAEAGVVYRSDVTPEFLKKVKIVEIPEEHNVVATNYISVPNQAPNKDLAEKFMQLMLSDKGQEIFVKYKYDPVK, encoded by the coding sequence ATGCTGGAATTTAAGCTCAAGAAACAGCTTCGGGATTTTACCGTTGATATTTCTGAACAAATAGGGGATGAAACCCTTGTTCTTATTGGGCATTCAGGTTGTGGGAAAAGTACTACTTTAAAAATGTTAGCTGGTCTACTGCGTCCAGATGAAGGAAAAATTGAAGTAATCAATAATGTGCTTTTTAGTAGTCAACAAAAAGTGGATTTGCCACCTGAAGAGAGAAATATAGGATATGTATTTCAAAACTACGCTTTATTTCCACATCTTACTGTAACAGAAAATGTAGTCTATGGAATCTCTAAACTACCTGTGGAAGAAAGAGAAAAACGAGTACAGGATACGTTAGCCTTTCTAGGGATTGAGTCTTTGGCACATTCTAAACCAGCTATGCTGTCGGGGGGAGAACAGCAACGGGTTGCTTTGGCCCGAGCTTTGGTCACTGAACCCGAACTATTGCTTTTAGACGAACCCTTGTCCGCATTAGACGTATCTACTCGATCTCATGTAAGGACAGAACTGAAACAATTACTTAAAAAACTGTCGATTCCGACAATATTGGTGACTCATGATTATGAAGATGCTCGTGTATTAGCGGATCGGGTAGCTGTGATGGATAAAGGAAAAGTGATTCAATCAGGTATCCCTCGTGAGGTCACACAGTTCCCAGCAGACCATTTTGTAGCAGAGTTTACAGGGACAAATTTGGTGGCTGTGGAAAACCCTAAGACCGAATTACCATCCTATGTTTCGTTTGATCCGTGGAAAGGGGAGGTAAGTCGTAAAACGAGAGCTTCCACCTATGAATGGAATGGAAAAGTAGGCGATATAGTGGTGCTTGGTGGATTCGTACGATTGCATATTCAAGGCAAATCTTCCTTTTATGCAGATATTCCAATTGAAAAGTACGAAACAGAAGTATTCCAGGTCGGTGAGATCGTATATGTAAGCGTTGATGCAAAAGAGATTCGAAGTATACCAATTTCCTCTAAACTTTTGCGAACACATCAAACCGAACCCGAGGAAACACAACCAAAAAGGGAAAAGAAAAAAAAGCGAAGAAGATGGAAATGGGCCTATTCTCTAGCCGCACTGTTATTGATGACATTTGTGGCGACAGCCTTTGGGTTTGATTCGAAGTCAGCTAGCACCACACATCAGATAGAGGTGTTCGCCTTAGTTGCAGCAAACGCAACGGATCCATTTAGCGATTTGATTGAAGAATTTGAAAAGAAACATCCGGAAGTTAATGTTATGGCCACTTTTGCTGGTACGCAGATTGTCCGCACACAGCTGGAGCAAGGGGCGAACGCAGATTTATTTCTATCTGCAGATTTAGGGCATATCGAGGCTGTCAAAAAACAGGATTTAATTGATGAATTTTTTCCAGTTTCCAATAATCATGTCGTGATTGTGGTTCCTAAGGACAATAGAGCAGGTATCCAGTCTTTGAAGGATCTAGCAGATCAAAATATTAAATTGGTTATTGGCACGGATACGGTTCCGATAGGGAAATATACTCGGCAGGTATTGGAAAACGCCAAAGTTACGTATGGTAAAGATTTCTCTGAAAAAGTAATGTCTAATGTCGTATCGCTTGAAACAAATGTGAAGCAAGTTCTGCAAAAGGTATCCATGGGGGAAGCAGAGGCAGGGGTTGTGTATCGTTCTGATGTGACTCCAGAGTTTTTAAAAAAGGTTAAAATTGTCGAAATCCCTGAGGAACATAATGTGGTTGCCACTAACTATATATCCGTGCCTAATCAGGCACCAAACAAAGATTTGGCTGAGAAATTCATGCAGCTGATGCTCTCAGATAAGGGGCAAGAAATCTTTGTTAAATATAAATATGATCCGGTAAAGTAA
- a CDS encoding ABC transporter permease, whose amino-acid sequence MSSVCKIGQLLLLLLVIATVTYLVLPLISVFITKSPLLLWEKLNGSLAYQALTLSLKTTVISMAFIIVFCTPLAYRLAKSEFPGKKGLEVVLKMPIVAPTAVVGVGLLLVFGQRGLLSGAFSLFNVEIPFTAIAVVMAQIFMASPFYLNTARQSFEAIDDQLLDVSRTLGVSPQITFWRVTIPLAFPGLLTGVALSWALALGEFGATMMFAGNMPGTTQTLPLAIYTAMESDATVAVAISALLLTVSFFLLLFVSLIEKYMRNKLAAS is encoded by the coding sequence ATGTCATCGGTATGTAAAATTGGTCAACTTTTGTTACTTTTATTGGTTATTGCAACCGTCACTTATTTAGTTCTACCGTTGATTTCTGTATTTATTACAAAGAGCCCTCTCTTACTTTGGGAGAAGTTAAACGGAAGCTTGGCTTATCAAGCTTTAACTCTAAGCCTAAAAACAACGGTGATTTCTATGGCTTTTATTATTGTTTTCTGTACACCACTTGCTTACCGCTTGGCTAAAAGTGAGTTTCCAGGTAAAAAGGGACTTGAAGTAGTCCTCAAAATGCCTATCGTTGCTCCAACTGCTGTTGTAGGTGTAGGTTTACTGCTCGTATTTGGCCAAAGAGGCTTACTATCGGGGGCGTTCTCTTTATTTAATGTGGAGATTCCCTTTACTGCAATTGCTGTAGTGATGGCACAAATCTTTATGGCTTCGCCGTTTTACCTGAATACAGCCAGGCAATCCTTTGAAGCGATCGATGACCAATTATTAGATGTCTCAAGAACCTTAGGGGTTTCTCCGCAAATTACCTTTTGGCGAGTTACCATTCCACTTGCCTTTCCGGGTTTATTAACCGGCGTAGCTTTAAGTTGGGCTTTAGCATTAGGAGAATTTGGAGCAACAATGATGTTCGCCGGTAATATGCCTGGTACAACACAGACGCTTCCACTTGCTATTTACACTGCCATGGAATCAGATGCCACTGTTGCTGTCGCCATCTCAGCATTGCTTTTAACCGTTTCCTTCTTTTTGTTATTATTTGTAAGTTTGATTGAAAAATATATGAGAAATAAGTTAGCTGCTAGCTAG